A window of Macrotis lagotis isolate mMagLag1 chromosome 1, bilby.v1.9.chrom.fasta, whole genome shotgun sequence genomic DNA:
acatggggttaagtggcttgcccaaggccacacagctaggcaattattaagtatctgaggccagatttgaattcaggtgctcctgactccagggctggtgctctatccacttcaccacctagccacccctagatgtCATCTATTTTGATGAAATACAACCATGTGCTAAAAAcaccaaaaagcaaaagaataaataGGCTCATCCTTaagataataaatagtatttatttaaaactaaaacctagcattatatgtaattgagaTAAAATAGAGACCTTCTCAGTTAGATCAAGAGTAAAACAAAGGTGTCCAACCACAATTATTTAACAATGTAGAAATGTAAgctttttcaaaaaaagacaagaaaaaggaattgagagAACAGAGAACAAACAAAATGATCACTTTTAGAAAATGATATGTTTTACTTAAAGTCCTCTTGATagtaaactaaaaattaattgaaataatagcTTTAGGGAaatctaggtagtgcagtgaatagagcacaagtcctggaatcaggaggacctgagttcaaatctggcctcagatacttaataattgcctagctgtgtgaccttgggcaagtcacttaaccccactgacttgtaaaaacctaaaaaacaaaaacagcaacaaaaaaagaaataatagctttaacaaagtaaaaaaatcataatttaagtATACAAATCTTAAGCATTTTTGGTATATTTTCAACCAAAACCTATCAGGAAGAGATAGAGGGAATTCAACTTTAAATAATACATAATGTAAAAATACCTTTAGTCTACCTACTAAAACAAACAGCaatcataaatacacacacacacacacacacacacaaaagatattttatggaattagaacaaaattataacaaaggttgatttaaattttatctatttattcatctttaataagtttatttttacaactacatgtaaaaatagttttcaacaatcatttttgtaagttttctagttccacagttttctccctccctcccttatctctcccttccccttgacagagagcaatctaatataggttatatatgtacaactattaaacatatttccacattaatcatgttgtgaaaaaagcaatcaaaacaaaaaagcataaaacaaattttaaaaattgaaaatagtaagcttaggtctcattcagacttcatagttctttctctggatgtggatggtattttcatcagaagtcctttagaattgtctttgaatattgtactgctgagaacaAATCTATCACAGCTGATTACCACACAATTTTGCTTagatgtgtacagtgttcttctggttctgcttacttcactcagcatcaattcaggcAAATCTTTCCACGTTTTTCGTCTGACCActcgtgatttttttttttttaggtttttggcaaggcaaatggggttaagtggcttgcccaaggccacacagctaggtaattattaagtgtctgagaccggatttgaacccaggtactcctgactccaaggccggtgctttatccactataccacctagccgcccccgctcatgatttcttaaagaacaatagtattccatcacattcatatactacagttcctcaattgatgggcattcccttcatgtccaattctttgtccctacaaaaaaagctactatatttttgtatgtgtggattttttaccttctttatgacctctttgggatacagacctagaagagTTATTGCTCTTTGCATATagtaccaaattgctctccagaaaggttggtttaGTTCATAAaagttaatataaatttaaaataaaattcatttggacaAACAAAAGGTCAAAAGTGTTAAgggaaatcatatttttaaaaagggagagaaaaaggttCTTTTATCACCAGATCTGAAACTATACtacaaaacagaaatcaaaatAGCAttatactggttaagaaatagaaaagttggtCAATAGAAGAGATTAGGTAAACATCAGACTGAAGCAAATGAACTCAGTAACTTCCTATCTGATAAACCCTAGTTTTTGGATTATGAAATTACTTGTATACTAAACTGCTGAATAAAAAACTGGAAGGCAGGGCATGATAATAGAGTGGCAGAAGAAGCTGAAAGAGTTTGTGGCAGTGACCTAGACCAAGAAGGCCCAGGCTCACTTCTTCCAGTCATTCAGATGGGATCTGCAAATTGACTTAGCCAACTTTTATGAAGATGGAGGTGATGAAGATTTAATTTCACTTTCCTAGCCAGCACTCGATTCAGTGTCCAGGGGCACAGCTCCCAGTGAAAAGAGGGTGACATCATTTAGAGATCTTGCTCATCCGAGAAGAGGATGAAGATGGACAAAAGGTTTTACACTGGTGGCTCAGAAAGAAGTGGATAACAGAATGCGCAATGCTACTCTGCCCTCCCCATACCCAAGGGAAAAAAAGCCCCAATTTGTTGGTACGAGATCTGTTCAAAGGTGCCAAGGAACATGGCTATAGATCAAATGGCCAGGAATCCTGATTAGACTAGCCAACCAAAACCATTTACAGGGGATCGACAGAGAGGAAGAGTCTGCCTAAAAAGCAGGAAAAAGATGTCAATTTTCTGGCCAAGATGTGCATATAGTATTGAAGTTCTGGAAGAGGGGATTCAGCCAGGAGAGTGGTGATCTGAGACGTTATCAAGACCCATCTAATGTCCATTTCTAGAGTCTATCTACAGAAATGAAGTACTTACAGAGCTATGAACAGGGAAAAGTCAACTTGAACATGAAGGAACATCAAAATGAGAACTTTGTAAAAGTCCAAATGAACCTTCAAAAGTTCCACTGTCCAGAGGATAGAAAGCAGGTAGCTCTACCTCCCAGTCATTGAACACAGTCTCCCCAATCCAGTAAGCAGAATATGATATCAAAGCCATTTACTCAATTGTTGAGAGCCCACACCATCCAAAAATCACTTGCTGATGGTGGGGAACTGAtatagaaatttaactttcattAATCACCAATATCAATATCAACCCCCAGCCAGTGGCAGACATGAGCTTTGTCCTTATGACCAATTTTTTGTTATGATcaacaaacttaaaaaattaataaaaaagcatttttttaaaaaaaattgttaattggggaagctaggtggtacacaggccctggagtaagaggcctcagacatttaataattacctagctgtgtgaccctgggcaaatcacttaactctactgccttccaaaaaaaaggaaaaaaatatagattaaaaatctCACAACATATATTAAGATAGGTATCAAACAGGTAGATGACTTAAAACATAAAGGATGACATCAAAGGCAAATTAGAGGATCAGCAGAGAAATTACCTCTTTGATCTATGGAGTAGGAAGACTTCATGACCACCAAATAAAagcataattttttattatataagtgCAAATAAAGCCAAAAGAGTTAAAATTAGGAGGGATGCAAGTACCCATGAGGGAAaattgcagcaagtttctcttatGAGGTTTTctatccaagatatataaggaactgattaaaatttataaaaataagaatcactGTCCACTTCCTAGGATaggaattttcaaaataataaatattactaAGGTAACCCTatgcatatgaaaaaaaatacaaatcattaatgggaaatgcaaattaaagtaattctgagGTTCCATCTCACATGTTTAAACTTGACAAAGTTGAtaaaaagtatatgaaaaataCCGGAGAAGTTATCGAGGAAACCAGCACATCAGTGCATTTTTAGTGGAGCAGTGAACTGGACCAgcaattctgaaaagcaatttggaactatgtcccaaAAGATAATAAACTGTATGtatcttttgacctagcaatatcattactaagCTTCTATttgaaagagatcaaagaaagacaaaaagaatccttatgtacaaaaatatttttatatttatacttgttttatagcagcaaagaatgggaaacaaaagggatgccaatcaattaaggaatgactaaacaaattatggtatatttgaatataatgaaatactattgtgccaaaaaaatgatgaaaatactaTTTTGAGTTGGTGGAACCCtaggaatatttttataaactgatgcagagtgaagtgagcaaacaGGGAGAACATCTTATACAATAAAATccttgtaaaaacaattttgaaaggtTTAAGAACTTTGAGCAACCCAATGACCATTTTTAAGAGTACTGATAATGAAGCATGCTATACTTCCTAAATGAGAGGTGATGGATTTGAAAAACAGAGTGAGATACATATTTTTGGGACATGATGTTTTTTTCTTCACTATACATCTTTGTAACCCTCCCAATGAGGAGGGGTGAGATGgggcagaagaaaaggaaaaaaataatttttgttaattgaaaaaaaatgagtaagaaattgaataaataagcaaaagaataaaaatacttttgagtTTTTGAAAATGTGGCTTGCTTAGAGAATCTGCAAAATAACAGGACATgttaaatccacataaatcattatttttatatactaaCAACAAAACTCagaagggagaaatagaaaaatttcacttaaaataattaCACATTacaaaaaatactcaaaagccTCCATGCTAAGACACAcaggaactatataaatgaaGCTACAAAACACTTATGAGAATAAAGATAATTTCTAAATAACTGGAGATTTATAAGTTGTTTACAAGCAGGGTGAGCCAATATACTACCTAAATTGATTTTCTGATTTAGAGCAACACAATTCAACCtactaaagtaaaaataataacaaaatcatcTGGAAGAGCAAAAGGTTAGGATCTTCAggggaaatgaaaaaagtagaaaagaattaTCTAATAGTAATATATCTTAAATTatactacatacacacacacacacatatatttatatatactacaAATGATCAAAACTATTTGGCACTAGTTGAGGAACGGAGAGGTAGaagagtggaatagattagatacctGCATATCATACAGAAACAAAAGAACCCAAACACACCAACTGGTGGGGAAAGAATTCACTAGTTAGCAAATACTGCTGGGGAAAAACGGATTGATATCTAGCAGAAACTAAGTTTAGATCAAGAACTCACAATTcaaatataccaagataaggtctcaatggatacatgacctagatataaaaggtCACATTATAAATTAGAGATACAGGAAAGAAAATACCTTTTGCAACTATGAATAGGGAACAAGTTCATAATACAAAGGATAGGGCATCATAGGAgctaaaataaacattttgtttatataaaattgaaaaatttttgtaaatacaatagttaaaattagaaaggaaacagttaactggggggtggggtgggaaagggAATACTGATTAACATGctcctttgattaaaaaaaaagacctgttATCTAATATACATAAAGAAATTTCCCTCAGAACTAGTAAGCACAAGATTTggtatttgaatttatttcttctgataTGCACTGCATAAGACAGGTGCACAAATACATTgatgatggaactgtgaacttgACTTTTAGAATTATGTAAGAAAAGTCACTAACTGTTTATACACTTTGTGTCAGCAGCCCCAGTATTGGGCATATAATCCCAAGGAggtcaaaatcagaaaaaatggttcaacatatatgaaaatatttatatacatgctcTTCATTTTAGTAAAtaacaggaaataaaaaagcaatgGCATATGAATGGAAAGGAGTACTATCATGtagaaatgacaaataataatttgaatattTGCTTGAAATGATGAGgcttaaaataatcaaaatatgtgcaataaataaaagatttattaagcacctactacatgcaAAGCACTGTAGATACAAGTAAAAAATGAGTCTTTTTCTCTCAAGgaagttattattttaatggggggggggttaataCACATGGATagtttcagctgcaagtcagaCAGAAAGGTCCCATTCAGGCTTTTAGGGTTCGGCAGTAAACCTGATGGTGATATCTCTTCTTTAATGCGATTTCTgctgacaaattttttttttagtttttttgcaaggcaaatgggattaaatggtttgcccaaggccacacagctagatgattattaagtgtctgggactggatttgaactcaggtactcctgaatccaggcccggtgctctatccaccgtaccaCCTAGGCACCCTTCACTGACAAAATTTTATGAGTTGCTAATGTGGAACCATAGAATAGTATCTGACAATTTGACACTGACTataatgatataaatgaaaatttcacaaaaagtaagccaaaaactaaataattaaaaaataatggtcagagaataaaaagtaaaatctACCTCCTTTCTCACAATAAAAGAATAAGGTTAACCTGGATAAAATGCAGTATCAGGtatttttgcttaattatttttctttgttcgaTCTAGAGGGAGAATATTTTCTAAGGCTtcaataaattttctaaaatgaacTTCAGGAATAAGaacaaagataaataaggaattatttaggggaaaatatgccagggaaaattatctcaaaagttaaatgaaatatcaaaaaattaatgTGAAGAATCTACTCAGAGACTCTAAAGTTTATtggaagaggaagaaattgaaaaccAAGATGCAAATATAACAATAGATGAACTGTAATTCTGGAAATAAATGAGCTTGTgtgaattatataaaaataatttaaaagaaaaaatttgtcTGTATAGCATAACACTGACTTTGCAAAAGTAGGCTATGCTTCCTTTAACAGAGAAAACTAACTTCAGATTTTTATAAAACATTGATGAAATtataataatctttaaaaatcacCCAATTTCCCTTTCTTTAGTTTTTCAGTAATCAGGCAAGTTCATGATCTTAATTGGATTTACCAAGTAGGTTTCTTCTAGTGAGAAGGGAATATACTGATTTAGTCATATAAATACGGTTCATTTAACTAAAAATTGATAAACAGAGATCCTAGTTTACAAATCAAATTTCCTGCTAGTTCATGTAGCATAAGTTGGTTCATCTAGGACTAACCAaaggattcttaatcttttttctcATGGACTCCTTTCTTAGGGGAGCCTATGAATACGtttcagaattatgtttttaataaaataaaatagaaaggattacaaaagaaaccaattatattcaaataaaattatcaaaattttttttgaaggttCACAGATCCCAGATTAATAATCTCTGAATTAGCCAATCTTTGATGAATTAACAACAGAGTTCTTAgctaacaaaaaaggaaaaaaaaatgaaatcttagagAAGTTACCAACATGTCAAGGCTAAAAGAATTACACAGGAGAATGAGTATTTGCTGATGTTTAAtatcagaatatttaaaaatctattattttgaaaacatttttcacaacactggacaaaataaaaatatagtaggAAATATTATTAACACAAATGGTATTTTACAGTATCAATGCTGCCCTCTTTCCTCCAAAAACTTTTTATAAGCAAGATAGGAATTACAGTCAGTATTCAACAGCACTGTAGGTATAAAAACCCTATCCACTGTTTTCTCTGCAAATATTCTAATAACGGAGAATGACAAGCACATGTACTTCTgtatacttcaaaaaaaaaggatgctCAAAGAGAAAGATGAAGTGCAAATAGACCTGTCTACAGAAAAAGACAAGTCCCAAATGAAAAGCACCAAACTGTATGGATAGCTCTTAAAATGCTAAATATGGTACAAACATGGATTAGCAAGAGAATTTTCCTTCTACTAGAAGATACTGAAcagattttattttaaggttgCAGCCACAATGTGTCAAACTTATAGGAAGGGCAAGACTAAAAATGttaactaaggaaaaaaatctgttttcaaattaaaatatttggcATGATTCAGATAATACTTATATtgaaatgcttttcatttttcaccTGTGTTTTTGTCATTGTGGAGATAAAGTCTGACCAGAGCTGCCTTCTCTCTCATACCATAGAATTTTGCTGTGTAACCAAAGTTTAATACATCATTTGCTTTGTTATTTTTCTCAAGCAAGATCATTTCCCCAGCTCTTGGTATCTTCTGACACAATCCATCCTGTTTCTAATACAGACTCCTACCAAATAAATGTGGACCTAATCTCTTGTGGGGCTGCAAACCGAGAagtcttcctcctttctctatcAAAACGGTCAAAGTCTTGGAGGTGAAAATGAGCAGCcaattgatttgccatttttttcaagGTAAGAAATGCTACAACAACTTGGAAAGCAAGGAAGATGGTGAAGATGAGATTGACTGATCGTTCCAGGGGCTGAATTGTCAGACCTTCATTAAAGAGCAAGAAGAGAATTAGGGGTAACTGCAGCAGAAGGCTCAAGAGCCAAAAGCCAGCCAGTTCAGGAACCtgcaacaataaaaatattgttaacaagaactttattcttttaataagaaaataaccACAATGAGTCAATAAATACTGATTTAGAATCTACTCAGAGTCCGAACCTGTTATATAATATGGAGGATAAAAAAAGTAATATAGATATGGAACTTGTCCTAAAAGAACTTATAGGTCATTTGTAGATAAAGCTCAGAGAAGAGCTCAAAAtagtagaaaaattaaaacaaatgtatATCCAATATAATAGAATCACAAAGAagtaatagaacaaaaaaaaaaataatagagcagtaaagacctgggtttgaatcttgctgCTCATACTTAGCAACTGTGTAATCataggcaggtcatttaacttgAGACTCTTTATTCATCCATATATGTTGATAGTAATAGGCTTATGATATTTTATAGGGCTTTTGTAAAGAATAAGCTATTTTATGTAGAtgattttgtaaaacttaaattgttttacaaatgtccaatattattattgttgtagttgttgctattattattattacatagaaAGTGTTTAACTAGAATGGGTTAGAGTACAACccatattttatatctatatatctatctatccatatatttatatatatatctatacgcacacatgttttttccttcttttttagaCTCAGATTCTAAAGATTCCGTTTGGTGAAGAAATAGTGATTTACTGGCAAAGTGGAAAGCCTTATTGCATTCAAATAATAAGACTAATGGTATGAAACAGGATCTTACCTTCTCCTGAAGGTTGC
This region includes:
- the TMEM17 gene encoding transmembrane protein 17 — its product is MELPSRVRQRLESFSRTVFTDVNRTSPEYSSNADNEIVSSLALQMSLYFNIYFFPFWWVCSIFMLHLKYAILPDYYKFILVTVIILITLIEVIRLYLGYMGNLQEKVPELAGFWLLSLLLQLPLILFLLFNEGLTIQPLERSVNLIFTIFLAFQVVVAFLTLKKMANQLAAHFHLQDFDRFDRERRKTSRFAAPQEIRSTFIW